A genomic window from Syntrophorhabdus sp. includes:
- the gltA gene encoding NADPH-dependent glutamate synthase, with protein sequence MNEEKTQEKTSKIDLNRRDMPRQAPEMRRNNFDEVALGYTEELALAEASRCLQCKKPRCVTGCPVEIDIPGFIGCITRGDFKGGIKKLKEKNCLPAVSGRVCPQESQCESKCILGNKKAEIAIGRLERFLADWEAAQGKVDLPPRAKPTGKKVAIVGSGPAGLTVAGDLILLGHEVTIFEALHKAGGVLVYGIPEFRLPKAIVQREVDYLKALGVKVFTDFVVGKTRSIDELLEEFDAVFVGTGAGLPWFMNIPGENLNGVYSANEYLTRMNLMKGYLYPKSSTPVKKHVKVAVVGGGNVAMDSARTALRMGAAESHIVYRRSHAELPARAEEAENAEEEGVIFDLLTLPLAYIGDENGWVKEIECIQMELGEPDASGRRTPVEKKGSNFRMQTDAVVCAIGNSPNPLVPATTPGLDTTKRGTLVADPETGKTTRDRVWAGGDIVTGAATVILAMGAGRKAARAIHEYLTTG encoded by the coding sequence ATGAATGAAGAAAAAACTCAGGAAAAGACAAGCAAGATAGATCTCAACCGGAGAGACATGCCGAGGCAGGCTCCGGAGATGAGGCGGAACAATTTCGACGAGGTGGCACTGGGGTATACGGAGGAACTTGCCCTGGCGGAGGCGTCGCGCTGTCTCCAGTGCAAGAAGCCGCGGTGTGTTACCGGCTGCCCTGTCGAGATAGACATCCCCGGCTTCATCGGGTGTATCACCAGGGGTGATTTCAAGGGGGGCATAAAGAAACTGAAAGAGAAGAACTGCCTGCCTGCGGTTTCGGGGCGGGTCTGTCCCCAGGAGTCCCAGTGCGAGTCGAAGTGCATCCTCGGCAACAAGAAGGCGGAGATCGCCATCGGTCGTCTTGAACGCTTCCTCGCCGACTGGGAGGCGGCACAGGGGAAGGTGGACCTGCCGCCGAGGGCAAAGCCCACAGGCAAGAAGGTGGCCATCGTGGGTTCCGGCCCGGCGGGGCTCACCGTCGCAGGCGACCTCATTCTCCTCGGCCATGAAGTGACCATATTTGAGGCACTTCACAAGGCCGGCGGAGTTCTCGTCTATGGTATCCCCGAATTCCGTCTTCCCAAGGCGATCGTTCAACGTGAGGTGGATTACCTGAAGGCCCTCGGGGTCAAGGTGTTCACCGATTTTGTCGTGGGAAAGACGCGGTCCATAGACGAACTGCTCGAGGAGTTCGATGCCGTCTTCGTAGGGACCGGGGCGGGGCTCCCCTGGTTCATGAACATCCCCGGCGAGAACCTGAACGGCGTTTATTCGGCGAACGAGTACCTGACGCGTATGAACCTCATGAAGGGCTACCTCTATCCTAAGTCGTCGACACCGGTCAAGAAGCATGTGAAGGTCGCGGTGGTCGGCGGAGGCAACGTGGCGATGGACTCAGCCCGGACGGCCCTGCGCATGGGCGCCGCGGAGTCGCATATAGTCTACCGGCGCTCCCATGCCGAGCTCCCGGCGCGTGCCGAAGAGGCGGAGAATGCCGAAGAGGAAGGTGTGATCTTCGATCTGCTCACCCTGCCGCTCGCCTACATAGGCGACGAGAATGGCTGGGTCAAGGAGATCGAATGCATTCAGATGGAACTTGGCGAACCCGATGCCTCGGGACGGCGCACCCCTGTCGAGAAGAAGGGCTCCAATTTCCGGATGCAGACGGACGCGGTGGTATGCGCCATCGGGAACAGCCCCAATCCCCTGGTGCCGGCGACTACACCGGGCCTTGACACGACGAAACGGGGAACGCTCGTTGCCGACCCCGAGACGGGAAAAACGACCCGCGACAGGGTGTGGGCAGGAGGCGACATTGTGACCGGAGCGGCAACGGTCATTCTCGCCATGGGGGCCGGCAGGAAGGCCGCTCGCGCCATACACGAGTACCTGACGACGGGATAA
- a CDS encoding sulfide/dihydroorotate dehydrogenase-like FAD/NAD-binding protein: MKKVIERSMIVPNMHLLVVEAPEIASKVRPGQFVIVRGGDEGERIPLSVADYDTEKGTVSIVFMEVGASTAALARLNAGDAVATCVGPLGNATTIDTFGDVLLVGGCYGIGSLYPVAKELKAKGNKVSVVLEARSSYLLYWLNKYVPLAEKVYTITRDGSLGQKGHISRLPDVIHGMPRKPDRIIVNGCTYLMAHTSEVTKDLDIPVVVNLNPIMIDGTGMCGVCRVTVAGQMKFACVDGPEFDGHDIDWKEFLARRKAYVTEEAIFFRRSDAPAHNEGKCAWHE; the protein is encoded by the coding sequence GTGAAGAAGGTCATAGAACGGTCGATGATCGTCCCCAATATGCATCTGCTCGTGGTCGAGGCACCCGAGATCGCCTCCAAGGTGAGGCCCGGACAGTTCGTCATTGTCCGGGGCGGCGACGAAGGCGAGCGCATCCCCCTCTCGGTGGCCGACTACGATACCGAGAAAGGGACTGTCTCGATAGTCTTCATGGAAGTGGGAGCCTCGACGGCGGCCCTCGCGCGGCTCAACGCCGGGGACGCGGTGGCGACCTGCGTCGGCCCCCTGGGCAACGCGACAACCATCGATACATTCGGAGATGTCCTGCTTGTGGGAGGGTGTTACGGGATAGGAAGCCTCTATCCCGTAGCGAAGGAGTTGAAGGCAAAGGGGAACAAAGTGAGCGTCGTGCTCGAGGCGAGGAGCTCCTACCTGCTCTACTGGCTCAACAAGTATGTCCCGCTGGCCGAGAAGGTCTACACCATCACGCGGGACGGGAGTCTGGGTCAGAAAGGCCACATCAGCCGCCTGCCCGACGTCATACACGGGATGCCCCGGAAGCCCGACAGGATAATCGTCAATGGATGCACCTATCTTATGGCGCACACGTCGGAGGTCACGAAGGACCTTGACATACCGGTCGTCGTCAACCTGAATCCGATCATGATCGATGGCACCGGGATGTGCGGTGTGTGCCGGGTCACCGTCGCGGGGCAGATGAAGTTCGCCTGCGTTGACGGTCCCGAGTTCGACGGACACGACATTGACTGGAAGGAATTTCTCGCGCGCAGGAAGGCATACGTGACGGAAGAGGCGATCTTCTTCCGCAGGAGCGATGCACCCGCGCATAACGAAGGGAAGTGTGCCTGGCATGAATGA
- a CDS encoding molybdopterin-dependent oxidoreductase: MTREKKVTITIDNRKVEAKANMTILQAARENDIDIPSLCALEHLPSYGACRLCVVEVDGIRGFPTSCTTPVEDGMVIRTDTAEVRTLRQEVLKLLLSEHPASCLFCEEQTDCKNFQGTIRKVGVTTGCRYCPNDDMCELQEITKKVGLTETSYPVYYRNFPVEKEDPFYDRDYNLCLLCGRCVRVCNDIRLNGTLSFKQRGKLTTIGPAFGRTHLEAGCEFCGACVAVCPTGALSAKTSKWAGKPDEIVESTCPYCPVGCTLDLKVKGGEVVDVSADYDSPTEHGLICVKGRFAIPEYVLSPDRLAQPTILKPEGHDLLPWEGALDEAAAKLKAAGPKGSFIVVSPQLSNEDLFVAQRFAREVLGTEAILSPVMFDLGSDLRPFLDLAVLSESVDTIDTAAGILTIGLDTTYGFTPVGIAAKRAAKRGAVLVTVSADECNLDMLSEEAVQSDPARWPDFMEGVMKSMSGNGTRKKAASSFFKKGDRNVLVIGPDAIFSAKRGEIFESALTMRDSLGWKVIVCHPYTNLMGMLAMGAFPGLKPGGMRSDGALKLKDPAAVVDLKQKWKVGYFIGEVPSPQMPRCDYIIYENALPAPSGIDPDLVLPAALFTEAPGTTISCEGKILVFNKASAPFADSKPDWWIMSSIAERMKKGALKYASLAAIQSEIRKSIPGFSGKDRRVPRKKVAMEGKTAAARNPHGAGRVMTPFETFRGVALHDHVAGMKAIEERRRK; encoded by the coding sequence ATGACCAGGGAGAAAAAGGTAACCATCACAATCGACAACAGGAAAGTCGAAGCAAAGGCAAACATGACCATCCTCCAGGCTGCTCGGGAGAACGACATCGATATCCCTTCCCTGTGTGCCCTGGAACATCTGCCGTCCTACGGCGCATGCCGCCTGTGCGTTGTGGAGGTTGACGGGATACGGGGTTTTCCGACGTCCTGCACCACACCGGTGGAGGACGGCATGGTGATCCGCACCGACACGGCGGAGGTGAGGACGCTCCGGCAGGAGGTCCTGAAGCTCCTCTTGAGCGAGCATCCGGCAAGTTGCCTGTTCTGCGAGGAACAGACGGACTGTAAGAACTTCCAGGGGACGATCCGCAAGGTCGGTGTCACCACCGGCTGCCGCTATTGTCCCAACGACGATATGTGCGAGCTCCAGGAGATAACAAAGAAAGTGGGGCTCACCGAGACGTCCTACCCGGTCTATTACAGGAACTTCCCCGTCGAAAAGGAAGACCCTTTCTATGACAGGGATTACAACCTGTGCCTCCTGTGTGGACGCTGTGTCAGGGTCTGCAACGACATACGCCTGAACGGGACCCTGAGCTTCAAGCAGCGCGGAAAGCTGACCACCATAGGGCCGGCCTTCGGACGCACCCATCTCGAGGCGGGCTGCGAGTTCTGCGGGGCCTGCGTCGCCGTGTGCCCCACGGGCGCGCTGTCGGCCAAGACCAGCAAGTGGGCGGGCAAACCCGACGAGATCGTGGAATCCACCTGTCCCTACTGTCCCGTCGGGTGCACCCTTGACCTCAAGGTGAAGGGGGGAGAGGTTGTCGACGTCAGCGCCGACTATGATTCGCCGACGGAGCACGGGCTCATCTGCGTGAAGGGACGCTTCGCGATCCCCGAGTACGTCCTGAGCCCCGACAGGCTCGCGCAGCCGACGATACTCAAGCCCGAGGGGCACGATCTTTTGCCCTGGGAGGGCGCCCTTGACGAAGCCGCGGCGAAGCTCAAGGCGGCCGGCCCGAAGGGTTCCTTCATCGTCGTCTCACCCCAGCTTTCCAATGAGGACCTTTTCGTGGCCCAGCGCTTCGCGAGAGAGGTCCTGGGGACGGAGGCGATCCTCTCGCCCGTCATGTTCGATCTCGGCAGCGACCTGAGGCCTTTCCTCGACCTTGCCGTGCTCTCGGAATCCGTGGACACCATAGACACGGCGGCGGGCATCCTGACCATCGGCCTCGACACCACGTACGGATTCACCCCCGTGGGCATTGCCGCCAAGAGGGCGGCCAAACGGGGTGCCGTCCTGGTCACCGTAAGCGCCGACGAATGCAATCTCGACATGCTCTCTGAAGAGGCCGTCCAGTCCGACCCGGCAAGGTGGCCCGACTTCATGGAGGGTGTCATGAAGTCCATGTCCGGCAACGGGACCCGGAAGAAGGCGGCATCCTCCTTCTTCAAGAAGGGCGACAGGAACGTTCTCGTCATCGGGCCCGACGCGATATTCTCGGCCAAGCGCGGGGAGATATTTGAGAGCGCCCTCACGATGAGGGACAGCCTCGGATGGAAGGTGATCGTATGCCATCCCTATACGAACCTCATGGGCATGCTTGCCATGGGCGCCTTTCCCGGTCTGAAGCCGGGAGGGATGAGGTCGGACGGGGCGCTCAAGCTCAAGGACCCGGCGGCCGTCGTCGACCTCAAACAGAAATGGAAGGTCGGTTATTTCATTGGCGAGGTACCCTCTCCTCAGATGCCCAGGTGCGATTACATCATCTATGAGAACGCCCTGCCCGCGCCTTCGGGGATCGACCCCGACCTTGTCCTTCCGGCGGCCCTGTTCACGGAGGCTCCGGGGACAACGATAAGTTGTGAGGGCAAGATCCTCGTTTTCAACAAGGCATCGGCTCCCTTTGCCGACTCAAAGCCTGACTGGTGGATCATGTCGTCCATCGCGGAAAGGATGAAGAAGGGCGCCCTGAAATACGCTTCTCTCGCGGCCATACAATCGGAGATCAGGAAGTCCATTCCCGGTTTTTCGGGCAAGGACCGACGGGTTCCAAGGAAAAAGGTCGCCATGGAAGGCAAAACGGCGGCGGCGCGCAACCCCCATGGGGCGGGCCGGGTGATGACCCCCTTTGAGACCTTCCGCGGTGTGGCCCTTCACGATCATGTGGCCGGCATGAAGGCGATAGAGGAAAGGAGGCGCAAGTGA
- a CDS encoding 4Fe-4S binding protein: protein MNKLAKKIDTAKGKWDKLKDNREPIVYVGAASCGRAAGALELKEAVKAFLDENKKSARVIEVGCIGPCYLEPLVDIKMPGQPRVSYNNVNAKTLQMILKSHFVNGEPHKKLALGHFGTDDLDGIPRFWGLPMLKPQVRIVLRNCGLIDPEEIDQYLAVDGYQGFMKALKSTPEDVIATVRQAGLRGRGGAGFPTFRKWTVCRESPGEQKYLICNADEGDPGAFMNRSLIESDPHAVLEGMLIAGYAIGASKGIVYIRAEYPLAIERLKRAIGQMREYGLLGKNILGSDFSFEIKIKEGAGAFVCGEETALIGSIEGKRGMPRSRPPFPAIAGLFGAPTIINNVETLGTLPNILRNGPEWYTRFGKEGNRGTKTFSLVGKIRRPGLIEVQLGTTLREIIFDIGGGVQKPFKAIQTGGPSGGCLSEEFLDLTVDYESLASAGSIMGSGGLIVMDEDTCIVDLAKYFLDFTQKESCGKCVPCRVGTKHILEILQKITNGEGTPDDLLALRTLGDTIKKGALCGLGQTAPNPVLTTLRYFRNEYLEHIKDHRCRATVCKPLIEYRVIKEKCTGCQSCVRVCPTGAITGPRSEPHNLDPSKCIKCRSCYEVCRYEAIAGDAIVIRTAESKS, encoded by the coding sequence ATGAATAAACTCGCCAAGAAGATCGATACGGCAAAGGGTAAATGGGACAAGCTGAAGGACAACAGGGAGCCCATCGTTTACGTCGGCGCCGCGTCCTGCGGCAGGGCCGCGGGGGCCCTGGAACTCAAGGAGGCGGTGAAGGCCTTCCTTGACGAGAACAAGAAGTCCGCGCGCGTCATCGAGGTGGGCTGCATCGGGCCCTGTTACCTTGAGCCCCTCGTGGACATCAAGATGCCCGGCCAGCCCCGTGTGAGCTACAACAACGTGAACGCGAAGACCCTCCAGATGATCCTGAAGTCCCACTTCGTGAATGGAGAGCCCCACAAGAAACTTGCTCTCGGACACTTCGGGACCGATGATCTCGACGGCATCCCCCGTTTCTGGGGCCTGCCCATGCTGAAGCCCCAGGTCCGCATAGTCCTGCGCAACTGCGGTCTCATCGACCCCGAGGAGATCGACCAGTATCTGGCGGTTGACGGTTACCAGGGCTTCATGAAGGCGCTCAAGTCGACGCCCGAGGACGTCATCGCGACGGTCAGGCAGGCCGGCTTGAGAGGGCGCGGCGGCGCCGGTTTCCCGACGTTCAGGAAATGGACGGTCTGCAGGGAGTCTCCGGGCGAGCAGAAATACCTCATCTGCAACGCCGATGAAGGCGACCCCGGGGCTTTCATGAACCGGTCTCTCATCGAGTCCGACCCGCACGCGGTGCTGGAGGGCATGCTCATCGCAGGCTACGCCATCGGCGCGAGCAAGGGCATCGTCTATATCCGCGCCGAGTATCCTCTGGCCATCGAGAGGCTGAAGAGAGCCATCGGCCAGATGCGGGAGTACGGGCTTCTGGGGAAGAACATTCTCGGCTCGGATTTCAGTTTCGAGATAAAGATAAAGGAAGGGGCAGGGGCCTTCGTCTGCGGTGAGGAGACGGCGCTTATCGGGTCCATCGAGGGAAAACGGGGCATGCCACGCTCGCGCCCGCCCTTCCCGGCAATAGCGGGTCTCTTCGGAGCGCCCACCATCATCAACAACGTGGAGACCCTTGGCACGTTGCCGAACATCCTGAGGAACGGGCCCGAATGGTATACCCGGTTCGGGAAGGAGGGCAACAGGGGGACGAAGACCTTCTCACTCGTCGGCAAGATCCGCCGGCCCGGCCTCATAGAGGTCCAGCTCGGAACCACCCTGAGGGAGATCATCTTCGATATCGGAGGCGGCGTGCAGAAGCCCTTCAAGGCCATCCAGACGGGAGGGCCCTCGGGGGGGTGCCTGTCGGAGGAGTTCCTCGATCTCACCGTCGACTATGAATCGCTGGCCAGCGCCGGTTCCATCATGGGTTCCGGAGGGCTCATCGTCATGGATGAGGACACCTGCATCGTCGACCTCGCGAAATACTTCCTCGATTTCACCCAGAAGGAGTCCTGCGGGAAGTGCGTGCCCTGCAGGGTGGGTACGAAGCATATCCTGGAGATCCTTCAAAAGATAACCAACGGCGAAGGGACACCCGACGACCTCCTCGCGTTGAGGACGCTTGGCGACACGATCAAGAAAGGGGCCCTCTGCGGCCTCGGCCAGACGGCGCCCAACCCGGTCCTCACGACCCTCAGGTACTTCCGCAACGAGTACCTGGAGCACATAAAGGACCACAGGTGCCGGGCCACCGTGTGCAAGCCCCTCATCGAATACCGCGTCATCAAGGAAAAATGCACCGGATGTCAATCATGTGTCCGGGTTTGCCCAACGGGGGCAATAACGGGTCCGAGGTCGGAACCGCACAACCTCGATCCGTCCAAGTGCATAAAGTGCCGTTCTTGCTATGAGGTCTGCCGTTACGAAGCTATCGCGGGCGACGCCATCGTGATCAGGACAGCGGAGAGTAAATCATGA
- a CDS encoding NAD(P)H-dependent oxidoreductase subunit E translates to MPEQIRRILGKHGRSPDELIPILQDVQAAFGYIGEPAVKAISRYLRISENQIYGVSSFYAQFRFTEPGRHGIKVCLGTACHVRGGGTLLDSLEHGLGISCGETTEDKRFDVDRVACLGCCALSPVVQIDRDIYSRMTVNKLTELLKNYE, encoded by the coding sequence ATGCCCGAACAAATTCGAAGGATCCTCGGGAAGCATGGCCGCAGTCCCGATGAGTTGATCCCAATCCTGCAGGATGTCCAGGCGGCCTTCGGGTATATCGGAGAGCCGGCGGTCAAGGCCATTTCCCGGTATCTCCGCATCTCGGAAAATCAGATCTACGGTGTCTCATCATTCTACGCGCAATTCCGGTTCACCGAACCAGGACGCCACGGGATAAAGGTCTGTCTCGGGACGGCCTGTCATGTCCGCGGCGGCGGGACGCTGCTCGACAGCCTGGAGCACGGGCTGGGCATTTCCTGCGGAGAGACGACGGAGGACAAGCGGTTCGATGTTGACCGTGTGGCCTGCCTCGGCTGCTGCGCGCTTTCACCGGTGGTGCAGATCGATCGTGATATTTACAGCAGGATGACGGTCAACAAACTGACGGAGTTATTGAAAAACTATGAATAA